The following coding sequences lie in one Frigoribacterium sp. SL97 genomic window:
- a CDS encoding PadR family transcriptional regulator, with product MGTDFTTENHGDPRRRHHDSPDARHDPIGRGEGHGRFGRPFGRGFRPGPGFGGFGPGFGPGGPGFGPGGFGPGRGGRGRARRGDVRLAILSLLSDAPSNGYGLIKAIAERTDGTWKPSPGSVYPTLQQLVDEELISSDEAATKSVFTLTDAGRAYVAEHADEIERAWAATADDASDTDREFQTSLMKLMGVVKQFHHDGSDAQRAAATAKLDEARRALYTILAD from the coding sequence ATGGGTACCGACTTCACCACCGAGAACCACGGCGACCCCCGTCGCCGGCACCACGACTCCCCCGACGCCCGGCACGACCCGATCGGCCGCGGCGAGGGTCACGGCCGCTTCGGCCGTCCGTTCGGCCGCGGGTTCCGCCCCGGTCCGGGCTTCGGCGGCTTCGGCCCCGGTTTCGGCCCCGGCGGCCCGGGCTTCGGTCCCGGCGGTTTCGGACCGGGCCGCGGAGGACGCGGCCGGGCACGACGCGGCGACGTGCGCCTCGCGATCCTCTCGCTGCTGTCCGACGCCCCGTCGAACGGCTACGGCCTGATCAAGGCGATCGCCGAGCGCACCGACGGCACGTGGAAGCCCAGCCCCGGCTCGGTCTACCCCACGCTGCAGCAACTCGTCGACGAAGAGCTCATCTCGTCCGACGAGGCCGCGACCAAGAGCGTCTTCACGCTGACCGACGCAGGCCGGGCCTACGTGGCCGAACACGCCGACGAGATCGAGAGGGCCTGGGCCGCCACGGCGGACGACGCGAGCGACACCGACCGCGAGTTCCAGACCAGCCTCATGAAGCTCATGGGCGTCGTCAAGCAGTTCCACCACGACGGCAGCGACGCCCAGCGGGCCGCCGCCACCGCCAAGCTCGACGAGGCACGCCGCGCGCTCTACACGATCCTGGCCGACTGA
- a CDS encoding DNA/RNA non-specific endonuclease: MSTADDRTTASTADLGRAGYDPSFLTVDVPLPAVHATVRELPYVHFTVLLDPVRRLAALTAVNIDGSSLVDLGRGDDWHLDERVPDDEQTGPEVYASNDLDRGHLVRRRDPVWGERAVAAAANVDTFSFTNAAPQAAEFNQSKELWLGLEDQVLQYASTHRQRLTVFTAPVLLDDDAPYRGIRLPRRFFKVAAWTTSDGGSLRSAAYLLDQSPELDGVDLEAAFARAHEQGDPPPLGPYRTYQVPVRDIAEMTGFDLAQLAEADTLRPVPTIEPPDGIRAGWVPLTSVDQLSF, encoded by the coding sequence ATGAGCACCGCAGACGACCGCACCACCGCGAGCACCGCCGACCTCGGGCGCGCCGGGTACGACCCGTCATTCCTCACGGTCGACGTGCCCCTGCCGGCCGTCCACGCCACCGTCCGCGAGCTGCCCTACGTCCACTTCACGGTGCTGCTCGACCCCGTCCGGCGGTTGGCCGCCCTGACGGCCGTCAACATCGACGGGTCGTCGCTGGTCGACCTCGGCCGGGGCGACGACTGGCACCTCGACGAGCGCGTGCCCGACGACGAGCAGACGGGTCCCGAGGTGTACGCCTCCAACGACCTCGACCGGGGGCACCTCGTGCGTCGGCGCGACCCGGTCTGGGGCGAGCGTGCCGTCGCGGCCGCGGCGAACGTCGACACCTTCAGCTTCACCAACGCCGCACCCCAGGCCGCCGAGTTCAACCAGTCGAAAGAACTGTGGCTCGGCCTCGAGGACCAGGTGCTGCAGTACGCCTCCACGCATCGGCAGCGGCTGACGGTCTTCACGGCGCCCGTGCTGCTCGACGACGACGCGCCCTACCGCGGCATCCGCCTGCCCCGTCGGTTCTTCAAGGTCGCGGCCTGGACGACCTCCGACGGCGGTTCGTTGCGCAGCGCGGCGTACCTGCTCGACCAGTCCCCCGAACTCGACGGCGTCGACCTCGAGGCGGCCTTCGCCCGCGCGCACGAGCAGGGCGACCCGCCGCCCCTCGGGCCGTACCGCACCTACCAGGTGCCCGTCCGCGACATCGCCGAGATGACCGGTTTCGACCTCGCCCAACTCGCCGAGGCCGACACGCTCCGGCCCGTGCCCACGATCGAGCCGCCGGACGGCATCCGCGCGGGGTGGGTGCCGCTCACGTCGGTCGACCAGCTGTCGTTCTGA
- a CDS encoding S1 family peptidase gives MKTSVAAALTAAALVVGSLGVSTSAVAAGPVDTIRSTDVVGGEKAPTTPWAVQLVFRTGGTASYACTGEQINASWVLTARHCIDGVTSMQVYHSNSTTNPGTAIAVDRVAAAPAGDIALVHLGQPKALGSYPTLNLGFQATSSGSGTIMGYGLRANSVQSDGLYQATVGLTGRSTDAYGGAAQHLTGTTGAANHGDSGGPLIVGGQIVAVCSTGDEADPGANTRAGSNYAVLSQSATWIRSTAGL, from the coding sequence ATGAAGACCTCCGTCGCCGCCGCCCTCACCGCCGCAGCCCTCGTCGTCGGATCGCTCGGGGTCTCGACCTCGGCCGTCGCCGCCGGGCCCGTCGACACCATCCGGTCGACGGACGTCGTCGGCGGCGAGAAGGCTCCCACGACGCCGTGGGCCGTGCAGCTGGTCTTCCGGACCGGCGGCACCGCGAGCTACGCCTGCACCGGCGAGCAGATCAACGCCAGCTGGGTGCTGACCGCCCGCCACTGCATCGACGGCGTCACCTCGATGCAGGTGTACCACTCGAACAGCACGACGAACCCGGGCACCGCGATCGCCGTCGACCGCGTCGCCGCCGCCCCCGCGGGCGACATCGCGCTCGTGCACCTCGGCCAGCCGAAGGCGCTCGGCAGCTACCCGACGCTGAACCTCGGGTTCCAGGCGACGTCGTCGGGCAGCGGCACGATCATGGGCTACGGCCTACGCGCCAACTCGGTGCAGTCCGACGGCCTGTACCAGGCGACGGTGGGCCTGACCGGCCGCAGCACCGACGCCTACGGCGGGGCCGCGCAGCACCTGACCGGCACCACCGGCGCGGCGAACCACGGCGACTCGGGTGGCCCCCTGATCGTGGGCGGCCAGATCGTGGCCGTCTGCTCCACCGGCGACGAGGCCGACCCGGGCGCGAACACCCGTGCCGGCTCGAACTACGCCGTGCTGTCGCAGAGCGCGACCTGGATCCGCTCGACCGCCGGCCTCTAG
- a CDS encoding GNAT family N-acetyltransferase → MTNTAPSALPPLHLERVAFDDPRAVALRDAMDAEMTVRYHRDVVEPVDVVEARNAALTVHPSNVLATVLVVVDDGADGGTPVGHALVQSRDGEWEVKRVIVADGQRGRGIGRLLMAELEAVAREGGARRLILQTGDRQPDAVALYEKIGFTRIPTYEPYVTTIPQSICFEKPIA, encoded by the coding sequence GTGACGAACACCGCTCCCTCCGCCCTGCCCCCGCTGCACCTCGAACGCGTCGCCTTCGACGATCCCCGTGCCGTCGCCCTGCGCGACGCCATGGACGCCGAGATGACCGTCCGCTACCACCGCGACGTCGTCGAACCCGTCGACGTCGTCGAGGCCCGGAACGCCGCCCTCACGGTGCACCCGTCGAACGTGCTGGCCACCGTGCTGGTGGTCGTCGACGACGGTGCCGACGGCGGCACGCCCGTCGGCCACGCCCTCGTGCAGAGCCGGGACGGCGAATGGGAGGTCAAGCGGGTGATCGTCGCGGACGGTCAGCGTGGCCGCGGCATCGGCCGGCTGCTGATGGCCGAGCTCGAGGCGGTCGCCCGAGAGGGCGGTGCCCGCCGACTCATCCTGCAGACCGGGGACCGTCAGCCCGACGCCGTCGCCCTCTACGAGAAGATCGGCTTCACCCGCATCCCGACCTACGAGCCCTACGTCACGACCATCCCGCAGTCGATCTGCTTCGAGAAGCCGATCGCCTGA
- a CDS encoding peptidoglycan DD-metalloendopeptidase family protein gives MTSPVSLPRRQGVAAAVATVLLSLTLVASGAVLGGSPAQAASYPTWDDVQAARSSESAKASEVSRIQGLLDQLASDATTAQAEAERLGAEFEQAQADADAGAAKLAELQSQADEKAAVADASEQRAGQVSAQLARTGGGDVSSQLVGDTEQADDLLYRLGAMSKLTEQTDGIRQQAVNDRNVAQSLSDQAKVASDALVKLQGAAQVSMDEAQAASDAAAAAVAAQQENESRLQGQLAVLQDQSLQTEADYATGVEVARQAEEARKAAAAAEAARQAEALRQQRAAAAAAAAARPSTPSAPAPAPSAGGGSSGGGGASSGSGWVRPSAGYMSSGYGMRVNPVTGVYRMHDGIDLAPGCNSPIYAATSGTVTFAGLTGGYGNYIQVSHGGGVSTAYGHIVNRGIKVSRGQSVVAGQLIALVGSTGNSTGCHLHFETRVGGASTNPVPFMAARGVRL, from the coding sequence GTGACTTCGCCCGTGTCCCTGCCCCGCCGTCAGGGCGTCGCCGCCGCCGTGGCGACGGTGCTGCTCAGCCTCACGCTCGTCGCGTCGGGCGCGGTGCTCGGGGGCTCGCCCGCACAGGCCGCCTCGTACCCGACGTGGGACGACGTCCAGGCGGCCCGGTCGAGCGAGTCGGCGAAGGCTTCCGAGGTCAGCCGCATCCAGGGGCTGCTCGACCAGCTCGCGAGCGACGCCACCACCGCCCAGGCCGAGGCCGAACGCCTCGGTGCCGAGTTCGAGCAGGCCCAGGCCGACGCCGACGCCGGTGCCGCCAAGCTCGCCGAACTGCAGTCGCAGGCCGACGAGAAGGCTGCGGTGGCCGACGCCAGCGAACAGCGCGCCGGTCAGGTCTCGGCGCAGCTCGCCCGCACCGGTGGCGGTGACGTGTCGTCGCAGCTCGTGGGCGACACCGAGCAGGCCGACGACCTGCTGTACCGCCTCGGCGCGATGAGCAAGCTCACCGAGCAGACCGACGGCATCCGTCAGCAGGCCGTGAACGACCGCAACGTGGCCCAGTCGCTGTCCGACCAGGCCAAGGTCGCCTCGGACGCGCTCGTGAAGTTGCAGGGAGCCGCCCAGGTCTCGATGGACGAGGCCCAGGCCGCGTCCGACGCCGCCGCGGCCGCCGTCGCCGCCCAGCAGGAGAACGAGTCGCGCCTCCAGGGCCAGCTCGCCGTGCTGCAAGACCAGAGCCTGCAGACCGAGGCCGACTACGCCACCGGCGTCGAGGTCGCGCGTCAGGCCGAAGAGGCCCGCAAGGCCGCCGCCGCCGCCGAGGCCGCCCGCCAGGCCGAGGCGCTCCGTCAGCAGCGCGCCGCGGCTGCCGCGGCCGCCGCTGCCCGACCCTCGACGCCCTCCGCACCCGCGCCCGCCCCGTCCGCCGGCGGCGGTTCGTCCGGCGGTGGCGGTGCCTCGAGCGGCTCGGGCTGGGTGCGCCCCAGCGCCGGGTACATGTCGAGCGGCTACGGCATGCGCGTGAACCCCGTGACCGGCGTGTACCGCATGCACGACGGCATCGACCTGGCCCCCGGCTGCAACAGCCCGATCTACGCGGCGACCTCCGGGACGGTCACCTTCGCGGGCCTGACCGGCGGCTACGGCAACTACATCCAGGTCAGCCACGGCGGCGGCGTCTCGACCGCGTACGGCCACATCGTCAACAGGGGCATCAAGGTGTCCCGCGGGCAGAGCGTCGTCGCGGGCCAGTTGATCGCGCTCGTCGGTTCGACCGGCAACTCCACCGGCTGCCACCTCCACTTCGAGACCCGCGTCGGCGGCGCCTCGACCAACCCCGTGCCGTTCATGGCCGCGCGGGGCGTGCGACTCTAG
- a CDS encoding MarR family winged helix-turn-helix transcriptional regulator, which translates to MTDQRGQRGIDTVYSELETVSRRAVARARHKSAPLSFVEHSLVTFIATHPGCRATDIAADFGLNRSTVSRQLGGLVELGLVEPGAGAAVEGRRGQALTLTARGRDLLARSVDANRSALADRLEGWTPAEVDALAAALHRLNSAFVD; encoded by the coding sequence GTGACGGACCAGCGGGGGCAGCGAGGAATCGACACGGTCTACTCGGAGCTCGAGACCGTGTCCCGACGGGCCGTCGCCCGTGCCCGGCACAAGAGTGCCCCGCTGTCGTTCGTCGAGCACTCGCTCGTCACCTTCATCGCCACCCACCCCGGCTGCCGCGCCACCGACATCGCCGCCGACTTCGGGCTGAACCGCTCGACCGTCTCGCGCCAGCTCGGCGGACTCGTCGAGCTGGGCCTGGTCGAGCCCGGCGCAGGGGCCGCGGTCGAGGGTCGCCGCGGCCAGGCGCTCACGCTGACCGCCCGTGGTCGTGACCTGCTCGCCCGATCGGTCGACGCCAACCGGTCCGCACTGGCCGACCGGCTCGAGGGGTGGACGCCCGCCGAGGTCGACGCGCTCGCTGCGGCGCTCCACCGTCTGAACTCGGCCTTCGTCGACTGA
- a CDS encoding ABC transporter permease has product MTTTDLTLHRPDDGARPDHDSFRADALRDRDDRPDPRLHRGHQHAGPAIARHPRPDAAAWRSLGLHVLIPLFLATGMALAYLGAFGHPTPHHVPVAVVGSSAQSEVFAQQLNDADPDALDVRTVADADSARRLITDREISGAFEVGATDATLYVSSAASDTTASVLQKVFGPVAYRLGLPLKVDDVVPSGEGDPTGQGLFFLLVALSVGAYASAAAISAASARLGLGSRLLAGVVTAAVIAAIGTVVVGPVYGIVTTGLWGIALVSWLYVTAVVVIGIGLHPLLRHWTTPALTMLFVMLNFTSSGGVFSSQLVPPFFGALGAFWNGSAWLHATQSIVYFPGQGWGRAGLTLALWLAAGLALAGLTHLWSVRRTRLANERVAVREDEEGIAA; this is encoded by the coding sequence GTGACGACCACCGACCTGACCCTGCACCGCCCGGACGACGGCGCGCGCCCCGACCACGACTCGTTCCGCGCCGACGCGCTCCGGGACCGGGACGACCGACCCGACCCGCGCCTCCACCGGGGTCACCAGCACGCCGGGCCCGCGATCGCGCGCCACCCGCGTCCCGACGCCGCGGCCTGGCGGTCCCTCGGCCTGCACGTGCTCATCCCGCTCTTCCTGGCCACCGGCATGGCCCTCGCCTACCTCGGCGCCTTCGGCCACCCGACCCCCCACCACGTGCCCGTCGCCGTCGTGGGCAGCTCGGCCCAGAGCGAGGTCTTCGCCCAACAGCTCAACGACGCCGACCCGGACGCCCTCGACGTGCGCACCGTCGCCGACGCCGACTCGGCGCGCAGGCTCATCACCGACCGCGAGATCTCGGGTGCGTTCGAGGTGGGCGCCACCGACGCGACGCTGTACGTCTCGTCCGCTGCGTCGGACACGACCGCGAGCGTCCTGCAGAAGGTGTTCGGTCCGGTCGCCTACCGACTCGGGCTGCCCCTGAAGGTCGACGACGTCGTCCCGAGCGGCGAGGGCGACCCGACCGGACAGGGCCTGTTCTTCCTGCTCGTCGCCCTGAGCGTCGGCGCATACGCGAGTGCCGCAGCCATCTCGGCGGCGAGCGCCCGGCTGGGACTCGGCTCGCGCCTCCTCGCCGGGGTCGTCACGGCGGCCGTGATCGCGGCGATCGGCACCGTCGTGGTCGGCCCCGTCTACGGCATCGTCACGACCGGCCTCTGGGGCATCGCCCTCGTCAGCTGGTTGTACGTGACCGCCGTCGTCGTGATCGGCATCGGCCTGCACCCCCTGCTCCGCCACTGGACCACGCCGGCCCTGACCATGCTCTTCGTCATGCTGAACTTCACCAGCTCGGGCGGAGTCTTCTCGTCGCAGCTCGTGCCGCCCTTCTTCGGCGCGTTGGGTGCCTTCTGGAACGGCTCGGCCTGGCTGCACGCCACGCAGTCGATCGTGTACTTCCCCGGCCAGGGATGGGGCCGGGCCGGTCTGACGCTCGCACTCTGGCTGGCCGCGGGGCTCGCCCTCGCCGGACTCACCCACCTCTGGAGCGTGCGCCGCACCCGGCTCGCGAACGAGCGCGTGGCCGTCCGCGAGGACGAGGAGGGCATCGCCGCCTGA
- a CDS encoding FAD-binding protein yields MTTTHETLRPPRRDERNWADSFSYGATRVVQPTTIDELSELVAGAPRIRALGTRHSFSDVADGPGLLVSTTALPADPVISDDGHGVTVGAGTNYAVVAQHLDRHGLALLNMGSLPHISVGGAIATGTHGSGLGLGSLSSAVSALEIVGPDGSLRTVRRGQPGFDGSVVALGALGVVVRVTLDVQPGFRMRQDTYVDLPWSSVDDHLMDVMGAGYSVSFFHEFDHRIREVLVKSRVPDGLADVSMPRDLWGARPAPVDEHAEVTGTKSTPMDGSVGSWADRLPHFRIDATPSVGSELQSEHFVALEDGAAALRAVRRLGDELRPHLHTCETRTVAGDPLWLSPTPQDSLGIAFTWKKHPAEVAALIPRVEEALAPFTPRPHWGKLSALPHAAIVAAYPRLTDFADLVRDIDPEGKFGGPAVERLLA; encoded by the coding sequence GTGACGACGACGCACGAGACCCTCCGGCCACCCCGACGCGACGAGCGGAACTGGGCCGACAGCTTCAGCTACGGGGCGACCCGGGTCGTGCAGCCGACCACGATCGACGAGCTGAGCGAGCTGGTCGCCGGGGCCCCGCGCATCCGGGCCCTGGGCACGCGCCACTCCTTCAGCGACGTGGCCGACGGACCGGGGCTGTTGGTCTCGACCACGGCGTTGCCCGCCGACCCGGTGATCTCGGACGACGGCCACGGCGTGACCGTCGGGGCCGGCACGAACTACGCCGTCGTCGCGCAGCACCTCGACCGACACGGACTCGCCCTGCTGAACATGGGCTCGCTGCCGCACATCTCGGTGGGTGGAGCGATCGCGACCGGCACCCACGGCTCGGGACTCGGCCTCGGGAGCCTGTCGAGCGCGGTGTCGGCCCTCGAGATCGTCGGGCCCGACGGGTCGCTCCGGACCGTGCGTCGTGGACAGCCGGGCTTCGACGGCAGCGTCGTGGCCCTGGGCGCCCTCGGCGTGGTGGTCCGGGTGACCCTCGACGTCCAACCCGGGTTCCGCATGCGACAGGACACCTACGTCGACCTGCCCTGGTCGAGCGTCGACGACCACCTGATGGACGTCATGGGAGCCGGGTACAGCGTCAGCTTCTTCCACGAGTTCGACCACCGCATCCGCGAGGTGCTGGTCAAGTCGCGCGTGCCCGACGGCCTCGCCGACGTGTCGATGCCCCGTGACCTGTGGGGCGCCCGCCCCGCCCCCGTCGACGAGCACGCCGAGGTCACCGGTACGAAGTCGACGCCCATGGACGGCAGCGTGGGGTCGTGGGCCGACCGGTTGCCGCATTTCCGCATCGACGCCACCCCGTCCGTGGGTTCCGAACTGCAGAGCGAACACTTCGTCGCCCTCGAGGACGGTGCGGCCGCCCTCCGCGCCGTACGACGCCTCGGCGACGAGCTACGCCCGCACCTGCACACCTGCGAGACCCGCACCGTCGCGGGCGACCCGCTCTGGTTGAGCCCGACACCACAGGACAGCCTGGGCATCGCCTTCACCTGGAAGAAGCACCCCGCCGAGGTCGCGGCCTTGATCCCCCGGGTCGAGGAGGCGCTGGCCCCGTTCACCCCGCGCCCCCACTGGGGCAAGCTGTCGGCCCTGCCGCACGCGGCGATCGTCGCGGCCTACCCGAGGCTGACGGATTTCGCCGACCTCGTGCGCGACATCGACCCCGAGGGCAAGTTCGGCGGCCCGGCCGTGGAGCGCCTGCTCGCCTAG
- a CDS encoding histidine phosphatase family protein — translation MRLLLIRHGQTPDNVEGVLGTVAPGVGLTDLGRRQAEALPAALADETIGALLVSTLVRTQLTAAPLAAARGLAPTVLDGLREVKAGDLEGRHDIEAVTAYVGCVFSWASGDLDVRVPGSEDGHEFYARYDAALADLIAGAEGDGHETVAAVSHGAAIRAWVGSRAVNADDEFIRQHLLENTGVVTLEGSIEAGWRLQTWQGLPVGGAELLDLEAADPTGESY, via the coding sequence ATGCGCCTGTTGTTGATCCGCCACGGTCAGACCCCCGACAACGTCGAGGGCGTCCTCGGCACCGTCGCGCCCGGCGTCGGGCTCACCGACCTCGGTCGACGGCAGGCCGAGGCTCTGCCCGCCGCCCTCGCCGACGAGACGATCGGTGCCCTCCTCGTCAGCACGCTCGTGCGGACGCAGCTCACCGCGGCTCCTCTGGCCGCCGCCCGGGGCCTCGCGCCGACGGTGCTCGACGGGTTGCGCGAGGTGAAGGCGGGCGACCTCGAGGGCCGACACGACATCGAGGCGGTCACGGCCTACGTCGGCTGCGTCTTCTCCTGGGCGTCGGGCGACCTCGACGTCCGGGTGCCCGGTTCCGAGGACGGGCACGAGTTCTACGCGCGGTACGACGCCGCGTTGGCCGACCTGATCGCCGGGGCCGAGGGCGACGGGCACGAGACGGTCGCGGCCGTCAGTCACGGTGCGGCCATCCGGGCCTGGGTCGGCTCGCGGGCGGTCAACGCCGACGACGAGTTCATCCGTCAGCACCTGCTCGAGAACACGGGGGTCGTCACCCTCGAGGGCAGCATCGAGGCCGGCTGGCGCCTGCAGACCTGGCAGGGCCTGCCCGTCGGCGGGGCCGAGCTGCTCGACCTCGAGGCGGCGGACCCCACCGGCGAGTCCTACTGA
- a CDS encoding nucleoside/nucleotide kinase family protein encodes MEDLVARALAVHARTQEARRGSSAGLASPGGPVPTSVRTLIGVAGEPGGGKSTVAAAVVEGLTRVGVRAVVVPMDGFHLAGATLARLGRLDRKGAIDTFDADGYLALLERLRSRSGTVWAPEYVRGVEESIGGAVEVDPSVEVVVSEGNYLLAELTPWPAVRATFDEVWFVDTPAERRRRWLVARHVRFGMTPGAAEAWAAGPDEANARLVRATRARADVVVDAGRLWPDA; translated from the coding sequence GTGGAGGACCTCGTCGCCCGAGCCCTGGCGGTCCACGCCCGGACGCAGGAGGCGCGGCGCGGCTCCTCCGCGGGCCTCGCGTCCCCCGGCGGTCCCGTCCCGACGTCCGTCCGCACCCTGATCGGCGTCGCCGGCGAGCCCGGGGGCGGCAAGAGCACGGTCGCCGCGGCCGTCGTCGAGGGGCTCACGCGGGTCGGGGTGAGGGCCGTGGTCGTGCCGATGGACGGGTTCCACCTCGCGGGCGCCACCCTGGCCCGGCTCGGCCGCCTCGACCGCAAGGGCGCGATCGACACCTTCGACGCCGACGGCTACCTCGCCCTGCTCGAGCGGCTGCGGTCCCGGTCGGGGACGGTGTGGGCACCCGAGTACGTCCGGGGCGTCGAGGAGTCGATCGGCGGCGCGGTCGAGGTCGATCCGTCCGTCGAGGTCGTGGTCAGCGAGGGGAACTACCTGCTGGCCGAGCTCACGCCCTGGCCCGCGGTGCGCGCGACGTTCGACGAGGTGTGGTTCGTCGACACCCCGGCCGAGCGGCGACGGCGCTGGCTCGTCGCCCGTCACGTCCGCTTCGGCATGACGCCCGGAGCCGCCGAGGCCTGGGCCGCGGGTCCCGACGAGGCGAACGCCCGGCTCGTGCGGGCCACCCGCGCCCGGGCCGACGTCGTCGTGGACGCCGGTCGCCTCTGGCCCGACGCCTGA
- a CDS encoding DedA family protein — translation MIADTLLAALPASTGGGFVLFNPDELLPALGPWALAGISLMVFIESGVLFPFLPGDSLLFTAGVLHEALGLQVWVIALCAFVAAVLGDQVGYFLGNRFGRRLFKDDARILKTAYLERAEAFFAKYGGTSLILGRFVPIVRTYVPLAAGTAGYRYRRFLLFNVTGAFLWAVGMTVLGSLLGGIPFIRDHIDVLAVVLVVLSVVPIALHALLAWRRSRREAALTELRTADVGDEAGTGPGSAGRPE, via the coding sequence GTGATCGCCGACACCCTGCTCGCCGCCCTGCCCGCGTCCACCGGCGGGGGGTTCGTCCTCTTCAACCCGGACGAGCTGCTGCCCGCGCTGGGGCCCTGGGCCCTCGCCGGCATCTCGCTGATGGTCTTCATCGAGTCGGGCGTGCTGTTCCCGTTCCTGCCCGGCGACTCGCTGCTCTTCACCGCCGGCGTGCTGCACGAGGCGCTGGGGCTGCAGGTCTGGGTGATCGCCCTCTGCGCCTTCGTCGCCGCGGTCCTCGGCGACCAGGTGGGTTACTTCCTCGGCAACCGCTTCGGCCGACGCCTGTTCAAGGACGACGCACGCATCCTGAAGACGGCCTACCTCGAGCGTGCGGAGGCCTTCTTCGCGAAGTACGGCGGCACGAGCCTGATCCTCGGTCGGTTCGTCCCGATCGTCCGCACCTACGTCCCGCTGGCCGCGGGGACCGCGGGCTACCGGTACCGCAGGTTCCTGCTCTTCAACGTGACCGGCGCCTTCCTCTGGGCCGTGGGCATGACGGTGCTCGGCTCGCTGCTCGGCGGCATCCCGTTCATCCGCGACCACATCGACGTGCTGGCGGTCGTGCTCGTCGTGCTGTCGGTCGTGCCCATCGCCCTGCACGCCCTGCTCGCCTGGCGCCGGTCGCGGCGTGAGGCGGCCCTCACCGAGCTGCGGACCGCGGACGTCGGCGACGAGGCGGGCACCGGTCCGGGCTCGGCCGGCCGCCCCGAGTGA
- a CDS encoding ABC transporter ATP-binding protein: protein MIEARNLTKIYGDKRALDDATFTVRPGLVTGFLGPNGAGKSTTMRMIVGLDRPTSGSVTVNGKRFADHAAPLHEVGVLLDAKAVHTGRSAHDHLLAMGATHGIGKKRVDEVIALTGLESVAKKRVGGFSLGMGQRLGIAAALLGDPATVILDEPVNGLDPEGVVWVRTLARFLASEGRTVFLSSHLMSEMAQTADHLIVLGRGKVLADSPISDVISQASGDAVRVRSPHADHLVSLLQGPDVAVTAVEPGVVELRGITAERVGDLAASSGVVLHELTPLVRSLEDAYMTLTQDSVEYHAGGAARGSHVAPDTQTPQGATR from the coding sequence ATGATCGAAGCCCGGAACCTCACCAAGATCTACGGAGACAAGCGCGCGCTCGACGACGCCACCTTCACGGTCCGACCCGGCCTCGTCACCGGGTTCCTCGGCCCGAACGGCGCCGGCAAGTCCACCACCATGCGCATGATCGTCGGGCTCGACCGCCCCACCAGCGGCAGCGTCACGGTCAACGGCAAGCGGTTCGCCGACCACGCGGCCCCCCTGCACGAGGTCGGCGTCCTGCTCGACGCCAAGGCCGTGCACACCGGTCGCAGCGCCCACGACCACCTGCTCGCCATGGGCGCCACGCACGGCATCGGCAAGAAGCGCGTCGACGAGGTGATCGCCCTGACCGGCCTCGAGTCGGTCGCGAAGAAGCGCGTCGGCGGGTTCTCGCTCGGCATGGGCCAGCGCCTCGGCATCGCCGCCGCGCTGCTCGGCGACCCGGCCACCGTCATCCTCGACGAACCCGTCAACGGCCTCGACCCCGAAGGCGTCGTCTGGGTGCGCACCCTGGCCCGCTTCCTCGCGAGCGAGGGTCGCACCGTGTTCCTCTCGTCGCACCTGATGAGCGAGATGGCCCAGACCGCCGACCACCTCATCGTGCTCGGGCGCGGCAAGGTGCTCGCCGACTCCCCCATCTCGGACGTCATCTCGCAGGCGTCGGGTGACGCCGTGCGCGTCCGCAGCCCGCACGCCGACCACCTCGTCTCGCTGCTGCAAGGGCCGGACGTCGCCGTCACGGCCGTCGAGCCCGGCGTCGTCGAGCTGCGGGGCATCACCGCCGAGCGGGTCGGCGACCTCGCCGCCTCGTCCGGCGTCGTGCTGCACGAGCTCACCCCGCTGGTCCGCTCGCTCGAGGACGCGTACATGACCCTCACGCAGGACTCCGTCGAATACCACGCAGGAGGCGCGGCGCGAGGCAGCCACGTCGCCCCCGACACGCAGACCCCCCAGGGAGCGACCCGATGA